The Geotalea uraniireducens Rf4 genome window below encodes:
- a CDS encoding 2-oxoacid:ferredoxin oxidoreductase subunit beta, whose translation MAFDYDKYIRPGKLPHIWCPGCGHGIVMKGLIRAIDTLGLEKNNTAIVSGIGCASRLPGYLDFCTLHTAHGRAAAFATGVKMAKPEMDVIVVGGDGDGTAIGGNHFIHACRRNINMTYIIMNNNIYGMTGGQFSPCTPTGAKASTTPYGNPDPAFDIAKLAIGAGATFVARGTAYHATQIDKLIVEAVQHKGFSVVEILDDCPTTYGRRNKFKSVIEMMNRLKDVAVPVKAAEKMTPEQLQGKILTGVLYKEERPDYTSEYAKVIERAKGGK comes from the coding sequence ATGGCTTTTGATTATGATAAATATATCCGTCCCGGTAAATTACCGCACATCTGGTGCCCCGGCTGTGGCCACGGCATTGTAATGAAAGGGCTCATCAGGGCCATTGACACCCTGGGCCTTGAAAAAAACAATACGGCCATAGTTTCCGGTATCGGCTGTGCCTCAAGGCTTCCCGGTTATCTGGATTTCTGTACGCTCCATACGGCTCACGGCCGTGCAGCGGCTTTTGCTACCGGTGTAAAGATGGCTAAGCCTGAAATGGATGTTATCGTTGTTGGTGGTGACGGCGATGGTACTGCCATTGGTGGTAACCACTTCATCCACGCCTGTCGCAGAAACATCAACATGACCTACATAATCATGAACAACAATATCTACGGCATGACCGGCGGACAGTTTTCACCCTGTACTCCAACCGGCGCCAAGGCTTCCACAACGCCTTACGGCAACCCTGATCCGGCATTTGATATCGCAAAGCTGGCGATCGGCGCCGGTGCAACATTCGTTGCCCGCGGCACAGCATATCATGCAACCCAGATTGATAAGCTGATCGTAGAAGCGGTTCAACACAAAGGTTTCTCGGTTGTTGAAATTCTGGATGATTGCCCGACAACCTATGGCCGCCGCAATAAGTTCAAGTCTGTAATCGAGATGATGAACCGGTTGAAGGATGTTGCTGTCCCGGTTAAGGCTGCGGAAAAAATGACTCCTGAGCAGCTTCAGGGTAAAATCCTTACCGGCGTACTCTATAAAGAAGAAAGACCTGATTATACTTCTGAGTATGCAAAAGTCATTGAGCGTGCCAAGGGCGGCAAGTAA
- a CDS encoding 2-oxoacid:acceptor oxidoreductase subunit alpha, whose product MAKKVAFMQGNEAATHGALYAGCKFFAGYPITPSTEVAEVMSAELPKIGGKFIQMEDEIGAMAAVIGASLAGSKVLTSTSGPGLSLKQELIGYACIAETPCVIINVMRGGPSTGMPTGPSQSDVMSAKWGTHGDHPAICLVPASVQELFEETVRAFNLAEKYRTPVMVMPDEIVAHMRERIVFPEKGELEVIDRTAPSVSPEQYKPYDTKFGDVPPLAAFGSGYRFHVTGLNKAEDGFPTTKASLVQAEEERQVRKVDANVDDIVKFEEYMLDDAEVAIVAFGSTSRSARFAVNEARKQGIKAGLFRIKTFWPFPDKQLKALASRVKAFITPEMNLGMCTVEVQRCAEGKAPVHGIFRVDGEPINPGQILDKIKEVK is encoded by the coding sequence GTGGCAAAGAAAGTTGCTTTTATGCAGGGTAACGAAGCTGCTACCCATGGCGCACTGTATGCCGGGTGCAAGTTTTTCGCCGGTTACCCGATTACTCCGTCAACTGAGGTTGCGGAGGTTATGTCGGCAGAGTTACCGAAAATAGGTGGTAAGTTTATTCAGATGGAAGACGAGATCGGGGCTATGGCCGCTGTTATCGGTGCCTCACTGGCAGGTTCCAAGGTACTGACATCCACTTCCGGCCCCGGACTTTCCCTTAAGCAGGAACTTATCGGTTACGCATGCATAGCCGAAACTCCATGCGTTATTATCAACGTTATGCGTGGTGGTCCATCAACCGGTATGCCTACCGGTCCCAGCCAGTCTGATGTCATGTCTGCTAAATGGGGTACCCATGGCGACCATCCTGCAATCTGTCTTGTGCCTGCATCCGTTCAGGAACTTTTTGAGGAGACTGTCCGTGCCTTCAATCTGGCCGAAAAATACCGTACACCCGTTATGGTTATGCCGGATGAAATTGTTGCCCATATGCGTGAAAGAATCGTTTTCCCGGAGAAGGGTGAACTTGAAGTAATTGATCGTACAGCTCCATCCGTCTCTCCCGAGCAATACAAGCCTTATGATACCAAATTTGGAGATGTTCCACCGCTGGCTGCATTCGGTTCCGGATACCGGTTTCATGTAACAGGCTTGAACAAAGCAGAAGACGGCTTCCCTACAACCAAGGCCTCCCTGGTGCAGGCTGAGGAGGAGCGTCAGGTTCGTAAGGTCGATGCCAACGTTGATGATATTGTCAAATTTGAAGAGTACATGCTGGATGATGCTGAAGTGGCTATCGTTGCCTTTGGTTCCACCTCACGTTCTGCACGCTTTGCAGTGAATGAAGCCCGTAAACAGGGTATCAAGGCCGGTCTGTTCAGAATCAAGACCTTCTGGCCTTTCCCGGACAAGCAGCTCAAGGCATTGGCCTCCAGGGTCAAGGCATTTATTACGCCTGAGATGAATCTTGGCATGTGTACTGTGGAAGTACAGCGTTGCGCAGAAGGAAAGGCCCCGGTTCACGGCATCTTCCGTGTTGACGGAGAGCCGATTAATCCTGGTCAGATCCTCGACAAGATCAAGGAGGTTAAGTAA
- a CDS encoding 4Fe-4S binding protein has product MDKKLPTIEIIEKYCKGCHICVEFCPTKVLEMKGFVASVKNLEACIKCMQCELRCPDFAIKVTA; this is encoded by the coding sequence ATGGATAAGAAGCTTCCGACAATTGAGATCATCGAGAAGTACTGCAAGGGATGCCATATCTGTGTAGAGTTTTGCCCTACTAAAGTCTTGGAAATGAAGGGCTTTGTGGCATCCGTAAAAAACCTGGAAGCCTGCATCAAATGTATGCAGTGCGAACTGAGATGTCCGGATTTTGCTATTAAAGTGACCGCTTAA
- the mdh gene encoding malate dehydrogenase gives MARKKISLIGGGQIGGVLAQLSALRELGDVVLFDIVEGLPQGKTLDIAEASPVDNFDVALSGANDYADIKGSDIVIVTAGLPRKPGMSRDDLIATNAKIMQSVSEGIKQYAPNAFVIVISNPLDAMVTLCQKITGFPSNRVMGMAGVLDSARFAAFIAWELGVSVKDVNAMVLGGHGDTMVPIIRYANVNGVPVMELLERKYNNDKAKAKEVMAALVKRTQGAGGEVVGLLKTGSAFYSPASSAIAMAESILRDQKRLLPVCALLNGEFGVKGYYVGVPCILGSNGIEKIVEFSLDAEEQAMFDNSVAAVKELVDSMK, from the coding sequence ATGGCCAGAAAGAAGATTTCGTTAATCGGTGGTGGACAGATCGGCGGCGTTCTTGCTCAGCTTTCAGCACTGCGGGAACTTGGTGATGTGGTACTTTTTGATATCGTTGAAGGGTTGCCGCAGGGTAAAACCCTTGATATCGCCGAGGCTTCACCGGTTGATAATTTTGATGTGGCTCTTTCAGGTGCAAACGATTACGCTGATATCAAGGGTTCCGATATCGTAATTGTTACCGCTGGTCTTCCCCGTAAACCGGGCATGAGCCGTGACGATCTTATCGCCACAAATGCGAAAATCATGCAGTCGGTTTCCGAAGGGATCAAGCAGTACGCTCCCAATGCTTTTGTCATCGTTATTTCCAATCCGCTTGATGCCATGGTTACCCTCTGCCAGAAAATTACCGGCTTTCCTTCAAACCGCGTCATGGGCATGGCCGGCGTGCTTGACTCCGCACGCTTTGCCGCTTTCATCGCATGGGAACTCGGCGTGTCCGTGAAAGACGTCAATGCCATGGTATTGGGCGGCCACGGCGACACCATGGTTCCCATCATTCGTTATGCCAACGTCAACGGCGTACCGGTCATGGAGCTTCTTGAGCGCAAGTACAATAATGACAAGGCCAAAGCAAAAGAAGTTATGGCTGCTCTTGTTAAGCGTACCCAGGGTGCCGGCGGTGAAGTTGTCGGCCTGCTCAAAACCGGCAGCGCTTTCTACTCACCTGCTTCCAGCGCAATCGCCATGGCTGAATCCATCCTCCGTGACCAGAAAAGACTCCTGCCGGTTTGTGCGCTGCTCAATGGCGAGTTTGGCGTAAAAGGCTACTATGTGGGCGTACCCTGTATTCTCGGTTCCAATGGCATTGAGAAGATCGTTGAATTCTCACTCGACGCTGAAGAGCAGGCAATGTTCGACAATTCAGTCGCAGCCGTTAAGGAACTTGTAGACAGCATGAAGTAA
- a CDS encoding NADP-dependent isocitrate dehydrogenase — protein sequence MTTQTAKIIWSKIDEAPALATYSLLPIVNAFTKAAGVVVETRDISVAGRIIANFPDYLTESQRMPDYLAELGELTQKPEANIIKLPNVSASIPQLKAAIKELQGKGYKLPDYPEEPKSDAEKELHARYAKCLGSAVNPVLREGNSDRRSARAVKEYAKKHPHKMGAWSPDSKTHVSNMNDGDFYHSEKSVTMKKAGNVRIEFVGQDGKTTVLKEKLPLQEGEVLDGTFMNVRALRKFIAEQIEDAKAKDVLFSVHLKATMMKISDPIMFGHFVSVFYQDVFEKHAATFKELGVNPDLGMGDLYAKIKKLPEAKQTEIEADIQAVYKKRPALAMVDSDKGITNLHASNDIIIDASMPVVIRDSGGMWGPDGKLHDVKCVIPDTCYSEWYQVCIDFCKKNGQFDPTTMGSVSNVGLMAQKAEEYGSHDKTFKVPGNGTVRVVDESGAVLIQHTVEEGDIWRGCQAKDLPIRDWVKLAVNRARATGAPAIFWLDKNRGHDAQMIEKVNMYLKDHDTKGLEIEIMAPVDAMLFTCQRAKAGKDTISVSGNALRDYLTDLFPILELGTSAKMLSIVPLLAGGGLFETGAGGSAPKHVQQFLQEGYLRWDSLGEFLALAVSLEHLANTFKNEKAQLLADTLDQANSKFLENNKNPARKVGQIDNRGSHFYLAMYWAEALAEQTKDKELQARFAKVAQQLKENEAKINEELIGAQGKPQDIGGYYMPDPVKTEKAMRPSATLNAIVDAIA from the coding sequence ATGACAACACAAACTGCAAAGATCATTTGGTCAAAGATTGATGAAGCACCCGCACTGGCAACATACTCTTTACTCCCCATCGTCAATGCCTTCACAAAGGCAGCTGGCGTTGTCGTTGAAACAAGGGATATCTCTGTTGCAGGAAGAATTATCGCAAACTTTCCCGACTATCTGACGGAGAGTCAGAGAATGCCGGATTATCTGGCTGAATTGGGCGAGCTCACACAGAAGCCCGAGGCCAATATCATCAAGCTGCCCAATGTCAGTGCTTCAATTCCCCAGCTGAAAGCCGCTATTAAGGAATTGCAGGGAAAGGGCTATAAACTACCGGATTATCCAGAGGAACCTAAATCCGACGCAGAGAAAGAGCTTCATGCAAGATATGCCAAATGTCTGGGAAGTGCCGTAAACCCAGTTTTAAGGGAAGGGAACTCCGACAGGAGATCGGCACGTGCGGTAAAGGAATACGCTAAAAAGCACCCGCATAAAATGGGCGCTTGGAGCCCGGATTCAAAGACACATGTATCCAATATGAATGATGGGGATTTTTACCACAGTGAAAAATCCGTTACCATGAAAAAGGCCGGCAATGTACGTATTGAGTTTGTCGGTCAAGACGGGAAGACCACTGTTCTGAAAGAGAAGTTGCCCCTTCAGGAAGGTGAAGTCCTCGATGGAACGTTCATGAACGTTCGCGCCCTGCGCAAATTCATCGCGGAGCAGATTGAAGACGCTAAGGCAAAGGATGTGCTGTTCTCCGTGCACCTCAAGGCCACCATGATGAAAATATCCGATCCCATCATGTTCGGTCATTTCGTTTCCGTCTTCTATCAAGATGTTTTCGAAAAGCATGCGGCTACATTTAAGGAGCTGGGTGTCAATCCGGATCTTGGCATGGGTGACCTGTATGCAAAAATCAAGAAATTGCCGGAAGCCAAGCAGACCGAGATAGAAGCGGATATCCAGGCAGTTTACAAGAAGCGGCCTGCACTGGCGATGGTGGACTCGGATAAGGGCATCACCAACCTGCATGCAAGCAATGACATCATCATCGATGCATCCATGCCGGTTGTTATTCGTGACTCCGGTGGGATGTGGGGCCCGGATGGAAAGCTTCACGACGTGAAATGCGTGATACCTGATACCTGTTATTCAGAGTGGTATCAGGTGTGTATAGATTTCTGTAAGAAAAACGGCCAATTCGATCCTACAACGATGGGTTCTGTGTCAAACGTAGGTCTGATGGCACAAAAGGCGGAGGAATATGGCTCCCACGACAAGACATTCAAGGTTCCGGGAAATGGGACCGTTCGAGTAGTCGATGAATCCGGAGCGGTACTCATCCAGCACACCGTAGAAGAAGGCGATATCTGGCGCGGTTGCCAGGCAAAGGATCTGCCGATACGAGACTGGGTAAAGCTGGCGGTAAACAGAGCAAGGGCAACCGGAGCACCGGCTATTTTCTGGTTGGACAAAAACAGGGGCCATGATGCACAGATGATCGAAAAGGTAAACATGTACCTGAAAGACCACGATACGAAAGGTCTGGAAATTGAGATCATGGCTCCTGTGGACGCGATGCTTTTCACGTGTCAAAGAGCAAAAGCCGGTAAAGATACCATTTCCGTAAGCGGAAACGCCTTGAGGGATTATCTGACCGACCTGTTCCCGATTCTTGAACTGGGTACCAGCGCAAAAATGCTGTCGATCGTACCGCTTCTGGCTGGTGGCGGACTGTTCGAGACAGGAGCAGGCGGCTCGGCGCCCAAGCATGTCCAGCAGTTTCTACAGGAAGGCTACCTGCGGTGGGATTCACTAGGCGAATTCCTGGCGCTGGCCGTATCTCTGGAGCATCTGGCCAATACCTTCAAGAATGAAAAGGCCCAGCTCCTGGCAGATACGCTTGATCAGGCAAACAGCAAATTTCTGGAGAACAATAAGAACCCGGCCCGTAAGGTTGGTCAGATAGACAACAGAGGCAGCCACTTCTACCTCGCAATGTACTGGGCTGAGGCTCTGGCAGAGCAGACCAAGGACAAAGAGCTGCAGGCACGTTTTGCCAAAGTTGCACAGCAGCTCAAGGAAAATGAGGCGAAGATCAATGAAGAATTGATCGGTGCCCAGGGGAAACCTCAGGATATCGGCGGCTACTATATGCCGGATCCGGTAAAGACGGAAAAAGCAATGCGTCCTAGCGCAACCTTAAATGCTATAGTGGACGCTATCGCATAA
- a CDS encoding LysM peptidoglycan-binding domain-containing protein translates to MWRQEAQNVLDKARRDEGDKIFPAEFASIEELILKGEVLVKEEEIEDADKLFLLAWSKGSLLEKKLAAEKLRLKEEAQRRADAERLELERKRALEAEARRIALEKYEAAKAAQEAEARRIAEKNAEKARQPKERQLPAYHTVKRGESLPFIASQPEVYNDRNLWPLLYRANRDQISDPKHIWPGQVLRIPRNLSREDIVEARRYAQEKPLH, encoded by the coding sequence ATGTGGAGACAGGAGGCACAAAATGTCCTGGATAAGGCCCGGAGAGACGAAGGCGATAAAATCTTCCCCGCGGAATTCGCGAGTATTGAGGAACTGATCCTGAAGGGAGAAGTTCTTGTAAAAGAAGAAGAGATTGAGGACGCCGATAAATTATTCCTGTTAGCCTGGTCTAAAGGTAGTTTGCTGGAAAAGAAACTTGCAGCTGAAAAACTTCGGCTCAAGGAAGAGGCCCAGCGCAGGGCTGATGCTGAAAGGCTTGAGCTGGAGAGAAAGCGCGCACTGGAGGCGGAGGCACGCAGGATCGCTCTGGAAAAGTATGAAGCTGCCAAAGCTGCGCAGGAAGCAGAGGCGCGCAGAATTGCAGAAAAAAACGCCGAAAAGGCCAGGCAACCCAAAGAGCGGCAACTACCCGCCTATCACACGGTGAAACGTGGTGAAAGTTTGCCGTTCATAGCTTCGCAGCCGGAGGTTTACAACGATCGAAACCTCTGGCCGCTTCTATACCGCGCCAATCGGGATCAGATCAGCGATCCCAAACATATCTGGCCCGGCCAGGTGCTGCGCATACCGAGAAACCTGAGCCGCGAAGATATCGTTGAGGCAAGACGTTACGCCCAGGAAAAACCTCTCCATTAA
- the aspS gene encoding aspartate--tRNA ligase — MIDFLGGWKRTHYCGALTAGDIGKEVVLMGWAHRRRDHGGLIFVDLRDREGLAQVVFDPDNSPAAHKKAEAIRNEYVVAIRGKVIPRPDGTVNANLKTGEVEVLVSECKMLNRSKALPFTLDDYVDVAENLRLKHRYLDLRRPVLQENLILRSKVAQITRQYLTGNGFLELETPFLTKSTPEGARDFLVPSRINRGEFYALPQSPQLFKQILMVSGFDRYFQVVRCFRDEDLRADRQPEFTQIDCEMSFIDREDIITVMEGLIARIFTETKGATVNLPIPRMTYAESIRRFGVDNPDLRFGLELVELSDIVKNAGFKVFADVVAGGGIVKGLNAKGCGGMSRKEIDDLTEFAKIYGAKGLAYVKMTAEGWQSPIAKFFTAEEISAMDKAFDAKEGDLLLFVADKPKVVNDSLGKLRNHLAKSLGLLDKDTFNFVWITDFPLLEWDEEEKRWAAVHHPFTAPMDEDLEYVESDPGRCRAKAYDLVLNGNEIGGGSIRIHQEKIQSLMFKMLGHSEEDARTKFGFLLDAMDYGAPPHGGIAFGLDRLIMLLTGSDSIRDVIAFPKTQKGACLMSEAPSAVDMKQLRELGLKTVVK; from the coding sequence ATGATAGATTTTCTCGGAGGCTGGAAGAGAACCCATTATTGCGGAGCTTTGACCGCGGGTGATATAGGGAAAGAAGTGGTGCTGATGGGATGGGCGCACCGTCGGCGCGATCATGGCGGGTTGATATTCGTTGACCTGCGCGATCGGGAGGGTTTGGCCCAGGTGGTTTTCGACCCGGATAACAGTCCGGCGGCACACAAAAAAGCTGAAGCGATCCGCAATGAATATGTGGTGGCAATACGGGGCAAGGTAATACCCCGCCCTGATGGCACGGTCAATGCGAACCTCAAGACCGGCGAAGTGGAAGTGCTGGTATCGGAATGCAAGATGCTCAATCGCTCCAAGGCGCTTCCCTTTACCCTGGATGATTATGTGGATGTGGCTGAAAACCTGCGCCTCAAGCACCGTTATCTGGATTTACGTCGTCCGGTTCTCCAGGAAAACCTTATCCTCCGCTCGAAGGTTGCCCAGATTACCCGTCAGTATCTGACCGGTAATGGTTTCCTGGAGCTGGAAACGCCGTTCCTCACGAAATCGACGCCTGAAGGTGCCCGCGATTTTCTCGTCCCGTCTCGGATCAACCGGGGTGAGTTTTATGCCTTGCCGCAATCTCCGCAGCTTTTCAAGCAAATTCTGATGGTATCGGGTTTTGACCGCTACTTTCAGGTAGTCCGCTGTTTCCGCGATGAGGACCTGCGCGCCGACCGGCAGCCGGAATTTACCCAGATCGATTGCGAGATGTCGTTCATTGATCGTGAGGACATCATAACCGTCATGGAGGGGCTTATTGCCCGGATATTTACCGAGACAAAGGGGGCGACGGTAAATCTCCCCATCCCGCGCATGACCTATGCCGAGTCAATCCGCCGCTTTGGCGTTGATAATCCCGATCTTCGTTTCGGGCTGGAACTGGTCGAGTTGTCTGATATCGTCAAAAACGCCGGATTCAAGGTGTTTGCCGATGTGGTGGCCGGCGGCGGGATCGTCAAGGGGCTGAATGCCAAGGGGTGTGGCGGCATGTCGCGCAAGGAGATCGACGACCTGACCGAGTTCGCCAAGATTTACGGTGCAAAGGGTTTGGCTTACGTGAAGATGACCGCCGAGGGGTGGCAGTCACCCATCGCCAAATTCTTTACCGCTGAGGAAATCTCGGCCATGGACAAGGCATTTGACGCCAAAGAAGGCGATCTGCTTCTCTTTGTCGCCGACAAACCGAAGGTCGTCAACGATTCGCTGGGTAAGCTGCGCAATCACCTGGCCAAAAGTCTCGGGCTGCTGGATAAGGATACCTTTAATTTTGTCTGGATCACCGACTTCCCTCTTTTGGAGTGGGACGAAGAAGAAAAACGGTGGGCTGCCGTACATCACCCATTCACCGCTCCGATGGATGAGGATCTGGAATATGTTGAATCCGATCCGGGCCGCTGTCGCGCCAAGGCTTATGATCTGGTGCTGAACGGCAACGAAATCGGCGGAGGCAGCATCAGGATACATCAGGAAAAAATTCAGTCTCTTATGTTCAAGATGCTTGGCCACTCCGAGGAAGACGCACGGACCAAATTCGGTTTTCTGCTGGATGCCATGGATTACGGAGCTCCGCCCCACGGTGGAATCGCCTTTGGTCTTGACCGCCTCATCATGCTTCTCACCGGCAGTGATTCGATCAGGGATGTCATCGCTTTCCCCAAAACCCAGAAAGGCGCCTGTCTGATGTCTGAGGCGCCGTCTGCTGTAGATATGAAGCAATTGCGAGAACTCGGGCTGAAAACGGTCGTCAAATAA
- a CDS encoding FadR/GntR family transcriptional regulator — protein sequence MKFKPIKPKKISTQIAEQIRTSILSGEFNPGDKLPPERELAELFGVSRPSVREALNVLAASGLVEAFQGGGTVVKSLVETPTGTPLSELIRGEGERALDVIEVRKGMESWTAYYAAQRALPEDIVRLQAIVDAMARNLDGAKSSEDLDANFHTVIARATHNVVWLHMMQSIFDAMKEFQRNVWRAVYLTEEDHKMLYTHHRSIFEAIRDKNPEQARDLMLLHLTFAEQRSSAYVARGRE from the coding sequence ATGAAGTTCAAACCGATCAAGCCGAAGAAAATCTCCACGCAGATTGCGGAGCAGATCCGTACATCAATACTGTCGGGCGAGTTCAATCCAGGCGACAAGCTCCCGCCCGAGCGCGAACTGGCCGAGTTGTTCGGCGTATCCCGACCTTCTGTCCGCGAGGCGCTCAATGTTCTGGCTGCCTCCGGCCTGGTGGAGGCATTCCAGGGCGGGGGGACCGTGGTCAAGTCCCTCGTTGAAACGCCCACCGGCACTCCGCTCTCCGAATTGATCAGGGGGGAAGGGGAACGGGCCCTTGACGTTATCGAGGTGCGGAAAGGGATGGAATCCTGGACTGCCTATTACGCTGCACAAAGGGCTTTGCCCGAGGATATCGTCAGGTTGCAGGCAATCGTCGACGCCATGGCCCGGAACCTGGATGGGGCAAAGTCATCCGAGGACCTGGACGCAAATTTTCACACGGTGATTGCCAGGGCAACCCATAATGTCGTCTGGCTGCATATGATGCAGAGTATCTTTGACGCCATGAAGGAGTTTCAGCGGAATGTCTGGCGGGCGGTTTATCTGACCGAAGAGGATCACAAGATGCTTTATACCCATCACCGAAGCATTTTCGAGGCGATCAGAGACAAGAATCCGGAGCAGGCGCGGGATCTGATGCTTTTACATCTGACCTTTGCCGAACAACGCAGCAGCGCCTATGTTGCCCGGGGACGGGAGTAA
- a CDS encoding (Fe-S)-binding protein — protein MDYVKLINCMRCGMCLPACPTYKETFLETASPRGRVALVRKLQEGELDQSERLLEYLSLCLDCQACASACPCGVNAGELVAEFTCERKGEAGLGFMENLILRKLVPHPDRLEASMAPMRVYQRSGLQKLVRRLGVLKMFPKPLERMEGLLPALPSRPLRQTIQEVTPARGTERGTVGFFLGCVMSLIFSEASRATIQLLSLLGYRVITPRDQVCCGAPNMLGGDLEGLKEAARTNVELFGGFDVDYIVTDCGGCGAELKKYGHHLDGDAAAEFSGKVRDISQILALHAGELRQLLKPLGRRVTYHDPCHIAHCQGIRQEPRQLLKLIPGLDYRELNEADACCGSAGTYNIQRPEMADKVLQRKVDNIRRTGADCLVTANPGCLIQLKKALAADAQPVRVAHITELLLESFMVK, from the coding sequence ATGGACTACGTCAAACTGATCAACTGCATGCGCTGCGGCATGTGCCTACCCGCTTGTCCGACCTACAAGGAAACCTTTCTCGAAACCGCCTCGCCTCGCGGCAGGGTGGCCCTGGTGCGCAAGCTCCAGGAAGGGGAACTTGACCAGTCGGAACGGCTGCTGGAATACCTGTCGCTCTGCCTGGACTGCCAGGCCTGCGCTTCGGCCTGCCCCTGCGGCGTCAATGCCGGCGAACTGGTGGCGGAGTTCACCTGCGAGCGGAAGGGGGAAGCCGGCCTCGGTTTCATGGAAAACCTGATCCTGCGCAAGCTGGTGCCCCATCCCGACCGTCTGGAGGCTTCCATGGCACCGATGCGGGTCTACCAGCGGAGCGGCCTGCAGAAACTGGTCAGGAGACTCGGCGTCCTGAAGATGTTTCCCAAACCGCTGGAACGGATGGAGGGCCTGCTCCCTGCGCTGCCGTCCAGACCGTTGCGCCAGACCATCCAGGAGGTCACCCCTGCACGGGGTACAGAACGTGGCACGGTCGGTTTCTTCCTCGGCTGCGTCATGAGCCTGATCTTCTCCGAGGCCAGCCGGGCCACCATCCAACTACTCTCGCTGCTGGGCTACCGGGTGATCACCCCGCGCGACCAAGTCTGCTGCGGCGCTCCCAATATGCTGGGGGGCGATCTGGAGGGGTTGAAAGAGGCGGCACGCACCAACGTTGAGCTGTTCGGCGGCTTCGACGTCGATTACATCGTCACGGATTGCGGCGGCTGCGGGGCTGAGCTGAAGAAGTACGGACATCACCTGGACGGCGATGCCGCTGCGGAATTTAGCGGCAAGGTGCGCGACATCTCCCAGATCCTTGCCCTGCATGCCGGGGAGCTGCGGCAGCTGCTCAAGCCGCTCGGGAGGCGGGTGACCTATCACGACCCTTGTCACATCGCCCATTGCCAGGGAATCCGCCAGGAGCCGCGCCAGCTCCTGAAACTGATCCCCGGGCTCGATTATCGGGAACTGAATGAGGCGGACGCATGTTGCGGCAGCGCGGGTACGTATAATATCCAACGGCCGGAGATGGCGGACAAGGTGCTGCAACGAAAGGTGGACAACATCCGCCGCACCGGCGCCGATTGCCTGGTTACCGCCAACCCCGGCTGTCTGATTCAGCTGAAAAAGGCGTTGGCAGCCGATGCCCAACCGGTCAGGGTGGCGCATATAACCGAGCTGTTGCTGGAGAGTTTTATGGTGAAATAA